One region of Vescimonas fastidiosa genomic DNA includes:
- a CDS encoding chloride channel protein encodes MDKWKKLMVHIGAYPAVLGKWLAVGGLIGGIGGIIGSVFHIGVNYATQVRLAHPWVLYLLPVLGVIIAGLYRVTKVEGKDTNAVIESVHFGKNVPVLLVPVIFVSTVLTHLGGGSAGREGAALQIGGGIGHTTGRLLHLGEKDLPLATLCGMSAVFSALFGTPLTAAVFAMEVISVGVFYYAGLIPCLTAALVGYLVSLMMKVPPTRFTVADPGLDAWTMVLVILLAIGCAVVSILFCRGLQETGRRAARLLPNPFIRAFVGGVLVIGLTLLVGTTDYNGAGMEVVSRAIGGEVGGWAWLLKLLFTAVTIGFGFKGGEVVPSFFVGACFGCVLGGFLGLPAGFGAAIGLVAVFCGAVNCPIASVFLSIELFGTGDLLYFAMACAISYLLSGYCGLYSSQTILYSKMRAEFINIHTNENEDKNG; translated from the coding sequence ATGGACAAGTGGAAAAAGCTCATGGTACATATCGGCGCGTATCCGGCGGTGCTGGGCAAGTGGCTGGCGGTGGGGGGACTCATCGGCGGCATCGGCGGGATCATTGGGTCGGTGTTCCACATCGGCGTGAACTACGCCACCCAGGTGCGGCTGGCCCATCCGTGGGTGCTGTATTTGCTGCCGGTGCTGGGCGTTATCATTGCGGGGCTGTACCGGGTGACAAAGGTGGAGGGAAAGGACACCAACGCCGTAATCGAGTCGGTGCATTTCGGGAAAAATGTGCCGGTGCTGCTGGTGCCGGTGATCTTTGTGTCTACGGTACTGACCCATTTGGGGGGCGGAAGCGCCGGGCGCGAGGGCGCGGCCTTGCAGATAGGCGGTGGCATCGGACACACCACCGGGCGGCTGCTGCATCTGGGGGAAAAGGACCTGCCCCTGGCGACCCTCTGCGGCATGAGCGCGGTGTTCTCAGCCCTGTTCGGAACGCCGCTGACGGCGGCGGTGTTTGCCATGGAGGTCATCAGCGTGGGTGTATTTTACTACGCGGGGCTTATTCCATGCCTGACGGCGGCGCTGGTGGGCTATCTGGTGAGCCTGATGATGAAGGTGCCGCCTACGCGGTTTACGGTGGCGGACCCGGGGCTGGACGCCTGGACCATGGTGCTGGTGATTTTACTCGCCATTGGGTGCGCAGTGGTGAGCATCCTGTTTTGCCGGGGACTGCAGGAGACGGGTCGCAGGGCGGCGAGGCTGCTGCCCAATCCCTTTATCCGGGCCTTTGTGGGCGGCGTGCTGGTCATAGGACTGACGCTGCTGGTGGGCACCACGGACTATAACGGCGCAGGCATGGAGGTGGTGAGCCGGGCCATCGGCGGAGAGGTCGGGGGCTGGGCGTGGCTGCTGAAGCTGCTGTTTACCGCTGTGACCATCGGATTCGGCTTCAAGGGCGGCGAGGTGGTGCCCTCCTTCTTCGTGGGCGCCTGCTTCGGGTGCGTGCTGGGGGGCTTTTTGGGACTTCCGGCGGGCTTCGGAGCGGCCATCGGGCTGGTGGCGGTGTTCTGCGGAGCGGTGAACTGTCCCATTGCGTCCGTGTTTTTGAGCATTGAGCTGTTCGGCACCGGGGACCTGCTGTATTTTGCTATGGCCTGCGCCATCAGCTATCTGCTGTCGGGCTACTGCGGACTGTACAGCAGCCAGACCATCCTCTATTCCAAGATGCGGGCGGAGTTTATCAACATCCACACCAATGAAAATGAGGATAAGAACGGATAA
- the serC gene encoding 3-phosphoserine/phosphohydroxythreonine transaminase has translation MKYNRTFNFSAGPAMMPEPVLEEIRDEMMNYRGSGMCVMEMSHRSKVFQQIIDEAEADLRELMNIPDNYKVLFIQGGATLQFAAIPWNLMKNGKAVYVETGAWSKKAIAEAKKYGEVIVAASSKDKNFSYIPDCSDLDIPEDADYVYICENETIHGVTWNKLPNTKGHVLVSDQSSMFLSKPCNVSDYGMIYAGVQKNVGPAGMVVVIIREDLIREDIDPKMPVYMSYKTHADNGSMYNTPNCWAIYCCGKVFKYLKSIGGLEEMHKRNIAKAKVIYDFLDSSKMFKGTVEPEFRSLMNIPFVTGSAELDAEVVAATKAAGYDNLKGHKSVGGLRASVYNAMPIEGAQALVEFLKKFEAEHK, from the coding sequence ATGAAGTATAACCGCACTTTTAATTTTTCCGCCGGCCCTGCCATGATGCCGGAGCCTGTCCTGGAGGAGATCCGTGACGAGATGATGAACTACCGCGGCAGCGGTATGTGCGTCATGGAAATGAGCCACCGCTCCAAGGTGTTCCAGCAGATCATCGACGAGGCCGAGGCCGACCTGCGTGAGCTGATGAACATTCCCGATAACTACAAGGTCCTGTTCATCCAGGGCGGTGCCACCCTGCAGTTCGCCGCTATTCCCTGGAACCTGATGAAGAATGGCAAGGCTGTGTATGTGGAGACCGGTGCCTGGTCCAAGAAGGCCATTGCCGAGGCTAAGAAGTACGGTGAGGTCATTGTGGCCGCCTCCTCCAAGGATAAGAATTTCAGCTATATTCCCGACTGCTCCGACCTGGACATTCCCGAGGATGCCGACTATGTCTACATCTGCGAGAATGAGACCATCCACGGCGTCACCTGGAATAAGCTCCCCAATACCAAGGGCCATGTCCTGGTGTCCGACCAGTCCTCCATGTTCCTCTCCAAGCCCTGCAATGTCTCCGACTATGGCATGATCTACGCCGGTGTGCAGAAGAATGTAGGCCCTGCCGGCATGGTGGTGGTCATCATCCGTGAGGATCTGATCCGTGAGGACATCGACCCCAAGATGCCCGTCTACATGAGCTATAAGACCCACGCTGACAACGGCTCCATGTACAACACCCCCAACTGCTGGGCCATCTACTGCTGCGGCAAGGTGTTTAAGTACCTCAAGAGCATCGGCGGCCTGGAGGAGATGCACAAGCGCAACATCGCCAAGGCCAAGGTCATCTATGACTTCCTGGATTCCTCCAAGATGTTCAAGGGCACCGTGGAGCCCGAGTTCCGCAGCCTGATGAATATTCCCTTTGTCACCGGGTCCGCGGAGCTGGACGCCGAGGTGGTCGCCGCTACCAAGGCTGCCGGCTATGATAACCTCAAGGGCCACAAGTCCGTGGGCGGCCTCCGCGCCAGCGTCTATAACGCCATGCCCATCGAGGGTGCCCAGGCTCTGGTGGAGTTCCTGAAGAAGTTCGAGGCCGAGCACAAGTAA
- a CDS encoding D-2-hydroxyacid dehydrogenase, translated as MRILVTDGMDKTAMAQLREMGHEVVEQFYEPDQLGAALKDFDAVVVRSKTKVRANHIDEAKTGKLKLIIRGGVGVDNIDVKYAESCGITVKNTPRASSQSVAELAMGHMFSCARYLSIAGHTMREDKWEKKAYGKGIELQGKTLGIVGFGRIGQHLGVMAKAIGMKVVAFDIFHIPGIEEQLGIPYVEMDDLLAQADFVSVHAPAVDGGALISAENIAKMKDGVVIINTSRGTNVDEAALLAALESGKVRAAGLDVYADEPATNKALYSHPMVSCTPHIGAATLEAQKRIGAEIVDIIKNF; from the coding sequence ATGCGTATTCTGGTTACCGACGGTATGGATAAGACCGCCATGGCTCAGCTCCGTGAGATGGGTCACGAGGTCGTCGAGCAGTTCTATGAGCCCGATCAGCTGGGCGCCGCCCTGAAGGATTTTGACGCCGTGGTGGTCCGCTCCAAGACCAAGGTCCGCGCCAATCATATTGACGAGGCCAAGACCGGCAAGCTCAAGCTCATTATCCGCGGCGGCGTGGGCGTTGACAATATCGATGTCAAGTACGCCGAGTCCTGCGGCATCACCGTGAAGAACACCCCCCGTGCCTCCTCCCAGTCCGTAGCCGAGCTGGCCATGGGCCATATGTTCTCCTGCGCCCGTTATCTCTCCATCGCCGGCCACACCATGCGTGAGGACAAGTGGGAGAAGAAGGCTTACGGCAAGGGCATCGAGCTCCAGGGCAAGACCCTGGGTATCGTGGGCTTTGGCCGCATCGGTCAGCACCTGGGTGTCATGGCCAAGGCCATCGGCATGAAGGTAGTCGCCTTTGATATTTTCCACATCCCCGGCATCGAGGAGCAGCTGGGCATCCCCTATGTGGAGATGGATGATCTGCTGGCCCAGGCCGACTTTGTTTCCGTCCACGCTCCCGCTGTGGATGGCGGCGCTCTGATTTCCGCCGAGAATATCGCCAAGATGAAGGACGGCGTGGTGATCATCAATACCTCTCGCGGCACCAATGTGGACGAAGCTGCTCTGCTGGCCGCCCTGGAGTCCGGCAAGGTCCGCGCCGCCGGCCTGGATGTCTACGCCGATGAGCCCGCCACCAATAAGGCCCTGTATAGCCATCCCATGGTTTCCTGCACGCCGCACATCGGCGCCGCCACCCTGGAGGCTCAGAAGCGCATCGGTGCTGAAATCGTTGACATCATCAAGAACTTCTAA
- the atpC gene encoding ATP synthase F1 subunit epsilon: MKDGIHIRIVTAASTVYDDMVSYVELPFSGGSVGVLQDHAPMLGAIEDGVVTARKDSGTEEFVAVNLGVANIVHNEVTLLVRAAERAEDIDLARAQSAEKRARERLAEHSADLDVKRAQIALHRALARQAAVRMMKGQ, translated from the coding sequence ATGAAAGACGGGATCCATATCCGGATCGTCACCGCCGCCAGCACCGTGTATGACGACATGGTCAGCTATGTGGAGCTGCCCTTTTCCGGGGGCAGCGTAGGCGTATTGCAGGACCATGCGCCGATGCTGGGGGCCATTGAGGACGGCGTGGTCACGGCCCGAAAGGACAGCGGCACGGAGGAATTCGTGGCTGTAAACCTGGGCGTGGCCAACATCGTTCACAACGAGGTGACGCTGCTGGTGCGTGCGGCAGAGCGGGCGGAGGACATTGACCTGGCTCGGGCCCAGTCTGCCGAGAAGCGGGCCCGGGAGCGGCTGGCGGAGCACAGTGCGGACCTGGATGTGAAGCGCGCGCAGATCGCGCTGCATCGGGCACTGGCCCGGCAGGCGGCTGTGCGGATGATGAAGGGCCAGTGA
- the atpD gene encoding F0F1 ATP synthase subunit beta gives MKNGIVRRVTGPVVDVQFPAGHLPDIYNAIEIQLEDRKVVMEAMQQLGSDTVRCVSLFSTDGIARGCTAVDTGSPVTMPVGEATLGRMFNVVGDPIDGKGPVEAERMPIHRAAPSFTDVIPSTEILETGIKVVDLLAPYSKGGKIGLFGGAGVGKTVLIQELIRNVAYEHGGYSVFAGVGERSREGNDLWNEMTESGVISKTALVFGQMNEPPGARLRVPLSGLTIAENFRDSSGQDVLLFIDNIFRFTQAGSEVSALLGRMPSAVGYQPTLATEMGTLQERITSTRNGSVTSVQAIYVPADDLTDPAPATAFAHLDATTVLDRGISELGIYPAVDPLASTSRILEPDVLGRRHYDTARAVQTVLQKYKDLQDIIAVLGMDELSLEDKATVNRARRIQRFLSQPFHVAENFTGLAGKYVKLEDTIRGFEIILGGECDDIPEQAFLMCGSIDDVLAKRKQM, from the coding sequence ATGAAAAACGGTATTGTCAGAAGGGTCACCGGCCCTGTGGTGGATGTGCAGTTCCCTGCCGGACATCTGCCGGACATTTACAACGCAATCGAAATTCAACTGGAGGACCGCAAGGTGGTCATGGAGGCCATGCAGCAGCTGGGCTCTGACACGGTGCGCTGTGTATCGCTGTTCTCCACCGACGGTATCGCCCGGGGCTGCACCGCCGTGGACACCGGCTCTCCGGTGACTATGCCTGTGGGAGAGGCCACCCTGGGGCGGATGTTCAATGTGGTGGGCGACCCCATCGACGGCAAGGGACCTGTGGAGGCGGAGCGGATGCCCATTCACCGGGCAGCGCCCTCCTTTACGGATGTGATCCCCTCCACCGAGATCCTGGAGACGGGCATCAAGGTGGTGGATCTGCTGGCACCCTACTCCAAGGGCGGCAAGATCGGACTGTTTGGCGGCGCCGGCGTGGGAAAGACGGTGCTCATTCAGGAGCTTATACGCAATGTGGCCTACGAGCACGGCGGCTACTCCGTGTTCGCAGGCGTGGGCGAACGCTCCCGGGAGGGCAATGACCTGTGGAACGAAATGACCGAGTCCGGCGTTATCAGCAAGACGGCGCTGGTATTCGGACAGATGAACGAGCCCCCCGGAGCGCGTCTGCGGGTACCCCTGTCGGGTCTGACCATCGCGGAGAACTTCCGCGACAGCAGCGGACAGGATGTGCTTTTGTTCATTGATAACATTTTCCGCTTCACCCAGGCGGGCAGTGAGGTTTCGGCCCTGCTGGGGCGTATGCCCTCCGCCGTGGGCTACCAGCCCACCCTGGCTACGGAGATGGGTACGCTGCAGGAGCGTATTACCTCCACCCGCAACGGCTCCGTTACCTCCGTGCAGGCCATTTATGTGCCTGCCGACGACCTGACGGACCCGGCTCCGGCCACGGCCTTTGCCCATTTGGACGCCACGACGGTGCTGGACCGCGGCATTTCCGAGCTGGGCATTTATCCCGCGGTGGACCCCCTGGCGTCCACCTCTCGTATCCTGGAGCCGGATGTGCTGGGACGCAGACATTACGACACGGCCCGAGCTGTGCAGACCGTATTGCAAAAATACAAGGACCTGCAGGACATCATTGCCGTGCTGGGCATGGACGAGCTGAGCCTGGAGGATAAGGCCACGGTGAACCGGGCCCGCCGCATTCAGCGGTTCCTGTCCCAGCCCTTCCATGTGGCTGAGAACTTCACGGGCTTGGCGGGCAAGTATGTTAAGCTGGAGGATACCATCCGGGGCTTTGAGATCATCCTGGGCGGTGAGTGCGACGATATACCGGAGCAGGCATTCCTCATGTGCGGCTCCATCGACGATGTGCTTGCTAAGCGCAAGCAGATGTAA